The following coding sequences lie in one Myxococcus xanthus genomic window:
- a CDS encoding sensor histidine kinase: protein MKLRLRLALTVVAVSVPMVASVGYVQHSLRQRNQAEVLEASTLARIQAGARERCEAQPATWGARRGPRPPAFQGNSEGPPRTADGRPAAPGEAEPPWREEGPRGGGPLAPARPPRMDRPGPNGPWPMGVAHFAYGAGLESLNPDAPVLSESVRREAQEGRATVVRRTARDGESVLDVLIRMPWEEGPCAFILARRIEPRGPPLGGIPPPEVLGVPLLAVLVMALALGPVVRRVRQLTAEVRASANSRYVEPVLVRGHDEVAELARAFQEARAEIQSQLSQQEAREQALRDFLANTTHDVMTPLTVLQGHLSGLQQRLSRGEPLESSVVGDAMGEAHYIASLVHNLAAAARLEAGRPQVQWAEVDLNAAVSRVLGRHQPIARQQRISLESGVPETAVWVHGDVTLIEQAVSNIVFNGIHHGREEGHVAVVLEHSRDQRFRLRVIDDGPGISEEERARLMERRFRGNAARTRGLQGQGLGLHITHHVAQVHGWTLSLAPSEYGGLEVVLEGASSH from the coding sequence GTGAAGCTTCGACTGCGTCTGGCGCTGACAGTGGTCGCGGTGTCGGTGCCGATGGTCGCCAGCGTGGGGTACGTCCAGCACTCGCTGCGGCAGCGCAACCAGGCGGAGGTGCTGGAGGCGTCCACGCTGGCACGGATCCAGGCGGGAGCGCGGGAGCGCTGTGAGGCGCAGCCCGCGACATGGGGTGCGCGGCGAGGGCCCAGGCCACCAGCGTTTCAAGGGAACTCCGAGGGTCCGCCGCGCACCGCCGACGGGCGTCCCGCGGCGCCCGGCGAGGCGGAGCCTCCGTGGCGCGAAGAGGGCCCGCGTGGCGGCGGTCCTCTCGCCCCGGCGCGGCCTCCTCGCATGGACCGGCCCGGGCCCAACGGACCGTGGCCCATGGGCGTCGCGCATTTCGCGTACGGTGCCGGGCTCGAATCCCTGAACCCCGACGCTCCCGTCCTTTCCGAGTCGGTGCGGCGGGAAGCCCAGGAGGGACGTGCGACGGTCGTCCGTCGAACGGCGCGGGACGGTGAGTCGGTGCTCGACGTCCTGATTCGCATGCCGTGGGAGGAGGGGCCCTGCGCGTTCATCCTCGCCCGGCGGATAGAGCCCCGGGGACCACCGCTTGGCGGCATTCCCCCTCCGGAGGTGCTGGGCGTCCCGCTGCTGGCCGTGCTCGTGATGGCGTTGGCGCTGGGGCCCGTGGTCCGGCGCGTGCGGCAGCTCACCGCGGAGGTCCGTGCGTCCGCGAACAGCCGCTACGTGGAGCCCGTCCTGGTTCGAGGCCATGACGAGGTGGCCGAGCTGGCCCGCGCGTTCCAGGAGGCTCGCGCCGAAATCCAGTCCCAGCTCTCCCAGCAGGAGGCCCGGGAGCAGGCCCTGCGGGACTTCCTGGCCAACACCACGCACGACGTGATGACCCCGCTCACGGTGCTCCAGGGACACCTGTCGGGACTCCAGCAGCGGTTGAGCCGGGGGGAGCCCCTGGAGTCCTCCGTGGTCGGAGATGCGATGGGAGAGGCGCACTACATCGCGTCCCTGGTACACAACCTGGCGGCGGCGGCGCGGCTCGAAGCCGGACGGCCCCAGGTCCAGTGGGCCGAGGTGGACCTCAACGCCGCGGTGTCACGCGTCTTGGGCCGGCATCAGCCCATTGCCCGCCAGCAGCGAATCTCCCTGGAGAGCGGCGTGCCGGAGACCGCTGTCTGGGTCCACGGAGACGTGACGCTCATCGAGCAGGCCGTGAGCAACATCGTGTTCAACGGCATCCACCATGGCCGCGAGGAAGGACACGTCGCGGTGGTGTTGGAGCATTCACGCGACCAACGCTTCCGGTTGCGCGTCATCGACGACGGGCCCGGCATCTCCGAGGAGGAGCGCGCCCGGCTGATGGAGCGGCGCTTCCGTGGCAACGCCGCGCGCACACGGGGGCTTCAGGGCCAGGGGCTGGGGCTGCACATCACCCACCATGTCGCGCAGGTGCATGGCTGGACCTTGTCGCTGGCGCCATCGGAATACGGCGGCCTGGAGGTCGTGCTGGAGGGCGCGTCCTCCCACTAG
- a CDS encoding pentapeptide repeat-containing protein produces the protein MASQRIHEEDSFENETFADLNLQETDLGGKEFYRCTFLNCTLQESRWTRTRMESCVFTGCDLTRARFTETSLRDVRFESSKLMGIDWTDVGSFPEVSFDGSNLRYCTFAGLSLRKTAFLRCTALEMNFIDTDLSESDFSDSDITGSNFRGCTLTKADFGTAQGVFIDPARNRVKATRIPVEAAVNFVQTLGLVVSGYGEGPKAKTERKKGR, from the coding sequence ATGGCCTCCCAGCGCATCCACGAAGAAGACAGCTTCGAGAACGAAACCTTCGCCGACCTGAACCTCCAGGAGACGGACCTGGGCGGGAAGGAGTTCTACCGCTGCACGTTCCTCAACTGCACGCTGCAGGAGAGCCGCTGGACGAGGACTCGGATGGAGTCCTGCGTCTTCACTGGTTGCGACCTCACGCGGGCCCGGTTCACGGAGACGTCGCTGCGGGACGTGCGGTTCGAAAGCTCCAAGCTGATGGGCATCGACTGGACGGACGTGGGCAGCTTCCCCGAAGTCTCCTTCGACGGCTCCAACCTGCGCTACTGCACCTTCGCGGGGCTCAGCCTGCGGAAGACGGCGTTCCTGCGCTGCACGGCGCTGGAGATGAACTTCATCGACACGGACCTGTCCGAGTCGGACTTCAGCGATTCGGACATCACCGGCAGCAACTTCCGCGGCTGCACGCTCACGAAGGCGGACTTCGGAACCGCGCAGGGCGTGTTCATCGACCCCGCGCGCAACCGGGTGAAGGCCACGCGCATCCCCGTGGAGGCCGCGGTGAACTTCGTCCAGACGCTCGGGCTCGTGGTGTCAGGCTACGGTGAGGGCCCGAAGGCGAAGACGGAGCGCAAGAAGGGCCGCTAG
- a CDS encoding protocatechuate 3,4-dioxygenase has translation MKSEVMSRRRILKGTGVTLATLPLARFLIACGEGTDPIDESNPDAGTGASAWATGGTSAMTMADTYPDPFAAGIGTVCALTCEATLGPCYATTIERQDISEGENGLPVRLALLVVNENCEPIPNATVDIWHAGPAGLYSGEDASDFCTSGDAEARAARWFRGVQTTDAQGRVNFDTCFPGWYSSRTIHIHFTVRVDGAEFVTSQLFFDDALSDAVVNTQPLYDARGARDTTNQMAGGTH, from the coding sequence ATGAAAAGCGAAGTCATGTCGCGCCGTCGGATTCTCAAGGGCACGGGAGTGACGCTGGCAACCCTGCCGCTCGCTCGCTTCCTCATCGCGTGTGGCGAGGGCACGGACCCCATCGATGAATCGAACCCGGACGCGGGGACCGGGGCCTCCGCCTGGGCCACCGGCGGCACCTCGGCGATGACGATGGCGGACACCTATCCGGATCCGTTCGCCGCGGGCATCGGCACGGTCTGCGCGCTCACCTGCGAGGCCACGCTGGGGCCCTGCTACGCGACCACCATCGAGCGGCAGGACATCAGTGAAGGCGAGAACGGGCTGCCTGTCCGGCTGGCGCTTCTGGTGGTGAATGAGAACTGCGAGCCCATCCCCAACGCCACCGTGGATATCTGGCACGCGGGGCCTGCCGGCCTGTACTCGGGTGAGGACGCGAGCGACTTCTGCACGTCCGGTGACGCAGAGGCCCGGGCCGCGCGCTGGTTCCGCGGGGTGCAGACGACGGATGCGCAGGGCCGGGTCAACTTCGATACGTGTTTCCCGGGGTGGTACAGCAGCCGGACCATCCACATCCACTTCACCGTGCGCGTGGATGGGGCGGAGTTCGTCACCTCGCAGCTCTTCTTCGATGACGCGCTCAGCGATGCGGTCGTCAACACCCAGCCGCTCTATGACGCGCGGGGCGCCCGGGACACGACCAACCAGATGGCCGGAGGAACTCATTGA
- a CDS encoding winged helix-turn-helix domain-containing protein: MRARLRRPTMQKPDAVVALGPLRIDLQAGEVRVHDQVVELTRVEFALLAALARRPREAVTRQWLVEHVMDPEREGTERTLDVHVSRLRRKLGAQHGVETVWGVGYRLVPGDGS; this comes from the coding sequence GTGCGGGCCCGGCTCCGGCGGCCGACGATGCAGAAGCCGGACGCCGTCGTGGCGCTGGGGCCGCTGCGCATCGACCTCCAGGCCGGCGAGGTTCGCGTCCATGATCAGGTCGTGGAGCTGACGCGGGTGGAGTTCGCGCTGCTGGCGGCGTTGGCGCGCAGGCCGCGCGAGGCCGTGACGCGGCAGTGGTTGGTGGAGCATGTGATGGACCCGGAGCGCGAGGGAACGGAGCGCACGCTGGACGTGCATGTGTCCCGGCTCCGGCGGAAGCTGGGCGCCCAGCACGGCGTGGAGACTGTCTGGGGCGTGGGCTACCGCCTCGTGCCGGGGGATGGCTCGTGA
- a CDS encoding sigma-70 family RNA polymerase sigma factor has product MAPPSSAVPRASDPALDLVLLRQVAMGSPQAMRDVYARCGGRCFAIALRLLPTHADAEEVLQESFLEVWRRAREFNPERGGLEAWVTTIVRTRAIDRLRAQGTAARVVEGAAQQGPPVSAAPAAPDEAVSQGEARARVVAALAQLPPEQRAVVELAYFEGLSQREIAERTGDPLGTVKTRARLALEKLGALLEMLRPHA; this is encoded by the coding sequence ATGGCGCCTCCTTCCTCCGCTGTGCCCCGAGCAAGCGACCCAGCGCTGGACCTGGTCCTCCTCCGGCAGGTCGCCATGGGAAGCCCGCAGGCCATGCGCGACGTCTACGCGCGCTGCGGTGGACGGTGCTTCGCCATCGCGTTGCGGTTGCTACCGACCCACGCTGACGCGGAAGAGGTGTTGCAGGAGAGCTTCCTGGAGGTCTGGCGGCGCGCCAGAGAGTTCAATCCAGAACGCGGCGGCCTGGAGGCCTGGGTGACGACGATTGTGCGCACGCGCGCCATCGACCGGCTGCGGGCGCAGGGAACGGCGGCCCGCGTGGTGGAAGGGGCCGCGCAGCAGGGGCCTCCGGTCAGCGCCGCGCCCGCCGCGCCGGACGAAGCAGTCAGCCAGGGGGAGGCTCGCGCTCGCGTGGTGGCGGCGCTGGCCCAGCTTCCTCCGGAGCAGCGGGCGGTGGTGGAGCTTGCCTACTTCGAAGGCCTCTCCCAGCGGGAGATTGCCGAGCGCACCGGAGACCCATTGGGCACGGTGAAGACCCGTGCGCGGCTCGCGTTGGAGAAGCTGGGGGCGTTGTTGGAGATGCTGCGCCCCCACGCCTAG
- the treS gene encoding maltose alpha-D-glucosyltransferase produces the protein MDLDPLWYKKALIYELHLRAFHDSNGDGHGDIPGLIEKLPYLQDLGINCLWLLPHYPSPLRDDGYDIADFYGVHPDYGTLADFQRLVDEAHKRDIRVITELVVNHTSDQHPWFQEARSDPNSPKRNWYVWSDTDEQYKGARIIFLDTERSNWTWDPVAKQYFWHRFFSHQPDLNYDNPEVQEAMLDVMRFWLNMGVDGFRCDAVPYLFEREGTNCENLPETHAFLKRLRKTIDSEYQGKMLLAEANQWPADVRVYFGDGDEFHMGFHFPVMPRLFMAVRREDRTPIVEIMQQTPDIPDNCQWAIFLRNHDELTLEMVTDEDRDYMYREYATDPRMRINLGIRRRLAPLMDNGRRRIELMHSLLFTLPGTPVLYYGDEIGMGDNIYLGDRNGVRTPMQWTGDRNAGFSRADYARLYAPVIADPVYGYQSINVEAQERVKSSLLHWVKRMIRIRQRYPVFSLGNLRFLQTDNRKVLAFIREWEGQTVLVVCNLSRFAQPAVLDMREWEGAVPVELIGETPFPRVSELPYQLSMGPFMFLWFRLDRPQQVRSLE, from the coding sequence ATGGACCTGGATCCCCTCTGGTACAAGAAAGCCCTTATCTACGAGCTGCACCTTCGTGCCTTCCATGACTCCAACGGAGATGGCCACGGGGACATCCCCGGTCTGATTGAAAAGCTTCCGTACCTCCAGGACCTGGGCATCAACTGCCTCTGGTTGCTGCCCCACTACCCTTCGCCGCTGCGCGACGACGGCTACGACATCGCGGACTTCTACGGCGTCCACCCGGACTACGGCACGCTCGCGGACTTCCAGCGGCTGGTGGATGAGGCGCACAAGCGTGACATCCGCGTCATCACCGAGCTGGTGGTGAACCACACCAGTGACCAGCACCCCTGGTTCCAGGAAGCGCGCAGCGACCCCAACAGCCCCAAGCGCAACTGGTACGTCTGGAGCGACACCGACGAGCAGTACAAGGGCGCGCGCATCATCTTCCTGGACACGGAGCGCTCCAACTGGACGTGGGACCCGGTGGCCAAGCAGTACTTCTGGCACCGCTTCTTCAGCCACCAGCCGGACCTCAACTACGACAACCCCGAAGTGCAGGAAGCCATGCTGGACGTCATGCGCTTCTGGCTCAACATGGGCGTGGACGGGTTCCGCTGCGACGCCGTGCCCTACCTCTTCGAGCGTGAAGGCACCAACTGCGAGAACCTCCCGGAGACGCACGCCTTCCTCAAGCGCCTGCGGAAGACCATCGACTCCGAATACCAGGGGAAGATGCTGCTGGCGGAGGCGAACCAGTGGCCCGCCGACGTGCGCGTGTACTTCGGCGACGGCGATGAGTTCCACATGGGCTTCCACTTCCCGGTGATGCCCCGCCTCTTCATGGCGGTGCGCCGCGAGGACCGCACGCCCATCGTCGAAATCATGCAGCAGACGCCGGACATCCCGGACAACTGCCAGTGGGCCATCTTCCTGCGCAACCATGACGAGCTGACGCTGGAGATGGTGACGGACGAGGACCGGGACTACATGTACCGGGAATACGCCACCGACCCGCGCATGCGCATCAATCTGGGCATCCGCCGCCGGCTGGCGCCGCTGATGGACAACGGCCGCCGACGCATCGAGCTGATGCACAGCCTGCTCTTCACCCTGCCCGGCACGCCCGTCCTCTACTACGGCGACGAGATTGGCATGGGCGACAACATCTACCTCGGCGACCGCAACGGCGTGCGCACGCCCATGCAATGGACGGGAGACCGCAACGCGGGCTTCAGCCGCGCGGATTACGCACGCCTGTACGCGCCCGTCATCGCCGACCCGGTGTACGGTTATCAGTCCATCAACGTGGAAGCGCAGGAGCGGGTGAAGTCCAGCCTCCTGCACTGGGTGAAGCGGATGATTCGCATCCGCCAGCGCTACCCCGTCTTCTCCTTGGGGAACCTGCGCTTCCTCCAGACGGACAATCGCAAGGTGCTGGCCTTCATCCGTGAATGGGAGGGCCAGACGGTTCTGGTGGTGTGCAACCTGTCACGCTTCGCCCAGCCCGCGGTGCTCGACATGCGTGAGTGGGAGGGCGCCGTGCCGGTAGAGCTGATTGGAGAAACCCCCTTCCCGCGGGTGAGTGAGCTGCCGTATCAGCTCTCCATGGGCCCCTTCATGTTCCTGTGGTTCCGGCTGGACAGGCCCCAGCAGGTGAGGAGCCTCGAATGA
- a CDS encoding alpha-1,4-glucan--maltose-1-phosphate maltosyltransferase — protein MTERLGSVFIEGVSPELDAGRHAVKRVVGERCTVKADVFKEGHDVLVAVIRWRQVTPRSQQTDWEEVPMRFLGNDRWEGEFPLARNGRYEYSIEAWPDLFRTWTSELKRKVDAGRDVRSELLEGAALLEGAAARARTAKQMDDARVLTEAAVRLRQAPSPDLLAVALAPELADVASTHPDRSLARRYDKVLEVFADREKARFSAWYEFFPRSAKRDGVTHATFRDAEAWLPYIQQLGFDTVYLPPIHPIGRTARKGKNNSLTAAADDVGSPWAIGASEGGHKAVHPKMGTLEDFRHFVETAQAHGIEVALDLAFQCSPDHPYVKEHPEWFQHRPDGTIKTAENPPKRYEDIVNFDWMGPARESLWAELESVVLHWVKQGVNTFRVDNPHTKPTQFWAWLIRRVQEAHPQVLFLSEAFTRPKVMKALGKVGFTQSYTYFTWRNFKGELQEYLEEITQPPVSDYFRGNLWPNTPDILPEFLQNAGPGAFRLRAALAGTLSSVWGMYCGYELCEGRPIPGKEEYTDSEKYQLVAWDLDRPGNIRDWIARLNAARRTHPALHQYGTLRFFSSNNDRVLFYGKRTPDGGSMVLMAVSLDPYAAQEALLHVPLEWLGARPDETYQVHELMSDQRSLWQGPDVQVRLTPEQPAALWAVHRFRRTENAFDYYE, from the coding sequence ATGACTGAACGACTCGGAAGCGTATTCATCGAGGGAGTCAGCCCCGAGCTGGACGCTGGACGTCACGCCGTGAAGCGCGTCGTGGGAGAGCGGTGCACCGTCAAGGCCGATGTCTTCAAGGAAGGCCATGACGTCCTCGTCGCCGTCATCCGCTGGCGCCAGGTGACGCCCCGGTCCCAGCAGACCGACTGGGAGGAAGTGCCCATGCGCTTCCTCGGCAATGACCGGTGGGAAGGCGAATTCCCCCTCGCTCGGAACGGCCGCTACGAATACTCGATTGAAGCGTGGCCAGACCTCTTCCGGACCTGGACGTCCGAGCTGAAGCGCAAGGTCGACGCGGGCCGCGACGTGCGCAGCGAGCTGCTGGAAGGCGCCGCCCTGCTGGAAGGCGCCGCCGCCCGAGCCCGCACGGCGAAGCAGATGGACGACGCTCGGGTGCTGACCGAAGCGGCTGTCCGGCTGCGACAGGCCCCCTCCCCTGACCTCCTCGCCGTGGCCCTGGCGCCCGAGCTGGCCGACGTGGCCTCGACCCACCCGGACCGTTCACTGGCCCGCCGCTACGACAAGGTGTTGGAGGTCTTCGCGGACCGGGAGAAGGCCCGCTTCAGCGCGTGGTACGAATTCTTCCCGCGTTCGGCGAAGCGCGACGGCGTCACCCACGCCACCTTCCGGGACGCGGAAGCCTGGCTGCCGTACATCCAGCAGCTCGGCTTCGACACCGTCTACCTCCCGCCCATCCACCCCATTGGCCGCACGGCGCGCAAGGGCAAGAACAACAGCCTCACCGCGGCGGCCGACGACGTGGGCAGCCCCTGGGCCATTGGTGCCTCGGAAGGCGGCCACAAGGCCGTGCACCCGAAGATGGGGACGCTGGAGGACTTCCGGCACTTCGTGGAGACGGCGCAGGCACACGGCATCGAGGTGGCGCTGGACCTGGCCTTCCAGTGCTCGCCGGACCACCCGTACGTGAAGGAACATCCGGAGTGGTTCCAGCACCGGCCGGACGGCACCATCAAGACGGCGGAGAACCCGCCCAAGCGCTACGAGGACATCGTCAACTTCGACTGGATGGGCCCCGCCCGTGAGTCACTCTGGGCAGAGCTGGAATCCGTCGTCCTCCACTGGGTGAAGCAAGGGGTGAACACGTTCCGCGTGGACAACCCACACACCAAGCCCACGCAATTCTGGGCCTGGCTCATCCGCCGCGTGCAGGAAGCCCATCCGCAGGTCCTCTTCCTGTCCGAGGCCTTCACCCGCCCCAAGGTGATGAAGGCCCTGGGCAAGGTGGGCTTCACCCAGTCGTACACCTACTTCACCTGGCGCAACTTCAAGGGCGAGCTCCAGGAGTACCTGGAGGAGATCACCCAGCCGCCGGTATCCGACTACTTCCGCGGCAACCTCTGGCCCAATACGCCGGACATCCTCCCGGAGTTCCTCCAGAACGCGGGGCCCGGTGCCTTCCGTCTGCGCGCGGCGCTGGCCGGCACGCTCTCCTCCGTGTGGGGCATGTACTGCGGCTACGAGCTGTGCGAGGGCCGCCCCATCCCGGGCAAGGAGGAGTACACCGATTCGGAGAAGTACCAGCTGGTCGCTTGGGATTTGGACCGGCCCGGCAACATCCGGGATTGGATTGCGCGCCTCAACGCCGCGCGCCGCACGCACCCCGCGCTGCATCAGTACGGGACGCTGCGCTTCTTCTCGTCGAACAACGACCGAGTCCTCTTCTACGGCAAGCGCACGCCAGACGGCGGCAGCATGGTGCTGATGGCGGTGAGCCTGGACCCGTATGCAGCCCAGGAGGCGCTGCTGCACGTGCCACTGGAGTGGCTGGGCGCGCGCCCCGACGAGACGTATCAGGTGCACGAGTTGATGTCGGACCAGCGCTCGCTATGGCAGGGTCCCGACGTGCAGGTGCGCCTGACGCCCGAGCAGCCCGCGGCCCTCTGGGCCGTTCACCGGTTCCGCCGCACTGAGAACGCGTTCGACTACTACGAGTGA
- a CDS encoding phosphotransferase encodes MTTLDLTKLPDYLKHQRWFSGKAWPIKHVTVMDHATVESGGCTFSLAVVEVIYELGSPERYLLPVHPSTEGVRDALESDECLRGLFDLIRTEGQVASASGRVQGEWIGGQDGLLALSESPEVRRLQVEQSNTSVVLGEKVILKIIRKLEAGVNPEHEVGRFLATKTSFRATPTLVGALHLEGAAGATLAVAHRFVPDATDGWKYTLDRLRQERAVGERFQSEMRDLGSRLGELHLAFASATDEDPAFTPEPLLQEDLQRWSASIVGELGVTLADASRQYPELENRRDDLIEYAKRLAQVPPSGQKIRIHGDLHLGQVLRANNQWIIFDFEGEPARSFTTRREKYSALRDVAGMIRSFDYAEATVALEGGTPHERMNTIRDAFVEGYRQVTRGAPFLPTDEDTFDVMLRAFELEKLLYEVRYEMQNRPDWVRIPVQALLRMEAPK; translated from the coding sequence ATGACAACCCTCGATTTGACCAAGCTCCCTGACTACCTCAAGCACCAGCGCTGGTTCAGCGGCAAGGCCTGGCCCATCAAGCACGTCACGGTGATGGACCACGCTACCGTCGAATCGGGCGGTTGCACCTTCAGCCTCGCCGTGGTGGAGGTCATCTACGAACTGGGCAGCCCGGAGCGCTACCTGCTGCCCGTCCATCCCTCCACCGAAGGCGTGCGAGACGCGCTGGAGAGCGACGAATGCCTGCGCGGCCTCTTCGACCTCATCCGAACCGAAGGCCAGGTGGCGTCCGCGTCCGGCCGCGTGCAAGGCGAATGGATTGGCGGTCAGGACGGCTTGCTCGCCCTCTCGGAGTCACCAGAGGTGCGGCGGCTGCAGGTGGAGCAGAGCAACACCTCGGTGGTGCTGGGTGAGAAAGTCATCCTGAAGATCATCCGCAAGCTGGAAGCCGGCGTGAATCCGGAGCATGAGGTGGGCCGCTTCCTCGCGACCAAGACGTCGTTCCGTGCCACGCCCACGCTGGTGGGCGCGCTGCATCTGGAAGGGGCGGCGGGCGCGACGCTCGCGGTGGCCCACCGCTTCGTGCCGGACGCGACGGACGGCTGGAAGTACACGTTGGACCGGCTGCGCCAGGAACGTGCCGTGGGTGAGCGCTTCCAGTCGGAGATGCGCGATCTGGGCTCGCGTCTGGGCGAGCTCCACCTGGCGTTCGCCTCGGCGACCGACGAAGACCCGGCCTTCACGCCGGAGCCGCTGCTGCAAGAGGACCTCCAGCGCTGGAGCGCCTCCATCGTCGGGGAGCTGGGCGTGACGCTGGCGGACGCCAGCCGGCAGTACCCGGAACTGGAGAACCGGCGCGACGACCTCATCGAGTACGCGAAGCGCCTGGCGCAGGTGCCGCCCTCCGGCCAGAAGATTCGCATCCACGGCGACCTCCACCTGGGGCAGGTGCTGCGCGCCAACAACCAGTGGATCATCTTCGACTTCGAAGGCGAGCCCGCGCGCTCCTTCACCACCCGCCGGGAGAAGTACAGCGCGCTGCGCGACGTGGCGGGGATGATCCGCTCGTTCGACTACGCGGAGGCGACGGTTGCACTGGAGGGTGGCACGCCCCACGAGCGCATGAACACCATCCGCGACGCCTTCGTGGAAGGTTATCGGCAGGTGACGCGCGGCGCGCCCTTCCTGCCCACGGACGAAGACACCTTCGACGTGATGCTGCGTGCGTTCGAGTTGGAGAAACTCCTCTACGAAGTCCGATACGAAATGCAGAACCGGCCCGACTGGGTGCGCATCCCCGTCCAGGCCCTCTTGCGTATGGAGGCACCCAAGTGA